A single window of Meiothermus sp. DNA harbors:
- the infC gene encoding translation initiation factor IF-3: protein MTKDVPVNERIRVRQVRLIDENGTQVGVVDTREALRMAKEREYDLVLVSPNAVPPVAKLLDYGKWRYEQQQAEKEARKKAKRTELKSMKLRPKIEAHDYNTKVGHIRRFLEEGHKVKVTIMFRGREMAHQELGYKLLERIAKDLEGVGFVEMRPEMLGRDMNMVMAPGSKPSAQVAPSASPGSPA from the coding sequence ATAACCAAAGATGTCCCAGTAAACGAACGGATTCGGGTGCGTCAGGTACGCCTGATTGACGAGAACGGCACACAAGTAGGGGTCGTGGATACCCGCGAAGCCCTGCGTATGGCCAAAGAGCGCGAGTACGACCTGGTTCTGGTCTCGCCTAATGCGGTTCCTCCGGTCGCCAAGCTGCTCGACTACGGCAAGTGGCGCTACGAGCAGCAGCAGGCCGAAAAAGAAGCCCGCAAAAAGGCCAAGCGCACCGAACTCAAGAGCATGAAGCTCCGCCCCAAAATTGAAGCCCACGACTACAACACCAAGGTTGGGCACATCAGGCGCTTCCTCGAGGAAGGGCATAAGGTCAAGGTCACCATCATGTTCCGTGGGCGTGAGATGGCCCACCAGGAGCTTGGGTACAAGCTATTAGAGCGAATTGCCAAGGATTTGGAGGGCGTTGGTTTTGTGGAGATGCGCCCGGAAATGCTGGGCCGCGACATGAACATGGTGATGGCCCCAGGCTCCAAACCATCAGCTCAAGTGGCTCCTTCTGCATCGCCTGGCAGCCCCGCCTAG